The DNA region TGGCATTTCACACGATCAAGCAAAACGAAGTTATTACGACCGAAGTGCCGATTATACTCATAGGAACAGGTGAAAGCGAAGCGGAAAAAGCTGGATTGGTTGTGCTTCAGGCTCTAGAAAAGGTAGAGATTAAGGCAAAGCCTGCCGATCTCCCGGAGAGTATAGAGCTGTCCATTACAGGTTTGGCTTCAACTGATGACAAGCTGACGCTTGCCGACATTACGCTTTCAGATGGGGTCGAGTTCGCAGATGCCGAACAAGACACTGAGCTTGTAGTCGCGAATGTTTACGAACCCTCTGCCCTTCAAGCGGCCAACGAAGCAGCTGGCGGTGACGCAGATGAAGAGACGGTTGTCGATGCTGAAAATGGTGAAGATACAGACCAAAACACTCAGGCTGAGGAAACCCGCCCGGGTGGCAAAGGACAAGACGAACCTAAGCAATCAAATGTTGACGCGAATAAATAGTAAGAATACTCCGCACCTGCGGAGTATTTTATTCTTCGATAAAGCCGCCGCTCTGGTGTTTCCAGAGTTTCGCGTACAATCCCCGGCTTTTTAGCAGTTCGTCGTGAGTTCCGTCTTCGACGACCTTACCCTCATTTAAAACGAGGATCCGATCCATTTTTTGGATGGTAGAGAGCCGGTGAGCGATCACGATCGTTGTTCTGTTTTTCATGAGTGAAGACAAAGCTTTTTGAATATAGACTTCGCTTTCGCTATCCAGTGCCGACGTTGCTTCATCGAGGACAAGGATCGGTGCGTCTTTTAAAATAGCTCGGGCTATTGCAATTCGTTGTCGCTGGCCACCGCTTAGTTTTACCCCGCGTTCGCCCACGATAGTTTCGTATTTAAGGGGTAGTTTTTCAATGAAGGTGTCGGCATATGCCAATTTTGCGGCCTTCTTTACGTCTTTGAGTGATGCATTCAAATTTCCGTAAGCTATATTTTCAAAGATGCTTCGATGAAACAGCAACGGTTCTTGAGGGACATAGGATATTGAATGACGAAGGCTTGTTTGAGTGATGGTGCGAATATCTTGGTCATCTATAGAAATACTTCCGCCCGTAACGTCGTCGAACCTGAGCAATAATCTGGTGAGGGTTGATTTTCCGCCTCCGCTTGGACCTACGAGCCCTACCTTCTGCCCGGCGGGGATCAAAATATCAAGTGAATCGAACACCTTCTCGTGAGTCTGATTATCCTGATAGGCAAAGCTGGCATTCTTCAGGTGGATTGACCCGTTTGTGACTCGGAGATCTTTTGCATTCGGTGCATCCCTTATCTCAACCTGCTCCAAGATAATGTTAGTCATCGTGCTAGCAGAGAGGAAAGCTTCTTCGACGTTACGAAGCATCGTAGCGACTTCAAAGAGCTTGTTTGTGAGAGATAAGGTATAAGCGAATGAGAAAATTCCTACACCAAGGACCAAAGGATTTTCGTGAACGAGATGAGCGATGAATGCGATAAAACATATCTGAAGTCCAAGTAGTATGGCCATCCGTCCGCTACCGGCAACACCCACACTTGTCCAGTCCTTAAGGCGAAGCATCCGCAAATTATCATTTAGTTTGAAATGGGCGGCAAGCTCATCTTTTTCCCTGGCAAAGGTTTTGACTGGCTGTGCGTTGACGACTG from Candidatus Saccharimonadales bacterium includes:
- a CDS encoding ABC transporter ATP-binding protein, whose product is MKKTTRKPANEKETLRIFWQLVWSKHRRLFLLSLVFFIGSVNIVVLVPLFISQTLANIVTNHGDISGSFVPLIIAATLGVLGNLIGFISTIRLNAHGQADTVDLALETLLKRSVGFHTNNIGGKLVNNALEYGQAFGKLIDAFYINIIPFSLTLIIGICIVLFYSPAMGAALFAVSAVTITLIFIDSHRRSGLRAERKRAQDRTIANLSDTVVNAQPVKTFAREKDELAAHFKLNDNLRMLRLKDWTSVGVAGSGRMAILLGLQICFIAFIAHLVHENPLVLGVGIFSFAYTLSLTNKLFEVATMLRNVEEAFLSASTMTNIILEQVEIRDAPNAKDLRVTNGSIHLKNASFAYQDNQTHEKVFDSLDILIPAGQKVGLVGPSGGGKSTLTRLLLRFDDVTGGSISIDDQDIRTITQTSLRHSISYVPQEPLLFHRSIFENIAYGNLNASLKDVKKAAKLAYADTFIEKLPLKYETIVGERGVKLSGGQRQRIAIARAILKDAPILVLDEATSALDSESEVYIQKALSSLMKNRTTIVIAHRLSTIQKMDRILVLNEGKVVEDGTHDELLKSRGLYAKLWKHQSGGFIEE
- a CDS encoding 50S ribosomal protein L25, translated to MNDISLKLSERTVTGKKVDKIRHEGLVPSVVYGGKSTPLATQSQFVDTTKVVRSAGKHSPVHLVIDGKKKLAIIKSIDRDPVRHTVRHVAFHTIKQNEVITTEVPIILIGTGESEAEKAGLVVLQALEKVEIKAKPADLPESIELSITGLASTDDKLTLADITLSDGVEFADAEQDTELVVANVYEPSALQAANEAAGGDADEETVVDAENGEDTDQNTQAEETRPGGKGQDEPKQSNVDANK